One window from the genome of Candidatus Tiamatella incendiivivens encodes:
- a CDS encoding archaemetzincin family Zn-dependent metalloprotease has protein sequence MRKINGLLLYPIGYVSIDDLVRARLLIDEAFHKRVSTYIATAKTNPPVHLIDWNRIQYNAEEVTLWVSEKSRTILSSGFLVVGVCGCDAYVKGLNFVFGLAIPRLGVATVYTKRLETGDHELFIRRLAKEIAHETGHLFGLDHCSSRNCVMSFSNSISDVDRKNYRFCDNCWSRIEKLLSD, from the coding sequence TTGAGAAAGATTAACGGTTTACTATTGTATCCAATAGGATATGTATCTATTGACGACTTGGTCAGAGCTCGGTTATTGATCGATGAGGCTTTTCATAAACGGGTATCTACTTATATTGCTACTGCTAAAACTAATCCTCCTGTGCATCTTATTGATTGGAATAGAATCCAGTATAATGCTGAAGAAGTTACATTATGGGTTTCTGAGAAGAGTAGGACTATTCTATCGTCAGGTTTTCTCGTTGTGGGAGTATGTGGATGTGATGCTTATGTGAAGGGGTTGAACTTCGTTTTTGGCCTAGCTATTCCGAGGTTAGGTGTTGCTACAGTTTATACTAAGAGGCTTGAAACAGGAGATCACGAATTGTTTATTAGAAGGCTTGCTAAAGAGATTGCCCATGAGACCGGGCATCTCTTTGGGTTGGATCACTGCAGTTCTAGGAATTGTGTTATGAGTTTCAGTAACAGCATAAGTGATGTTGACAGGAAAAACTATAGGTTCTGTGATAATTGCTGGAGTAGAATAGAAAAATTGCTTAGTGACTAG